A region of Ochotona princeps isolate mOchPri1 chromosome 9, mOchPri1.hap1, whole genome shotgun sequence DNA encodes the following proteins:
- the TMEM74 gene encoding transmembrane protein 74, whose product MELHCLAGKNSQVDLCNAMERSSGGPSGEQAEESATRAALCCQQHCTPGMEASRPSPAPASPSFYPQESTPLPDSFSSGPFDPGNSRGIAERKVCNCCSQELETSFTYVDENVNLEQWNRRSPSTKGTSHPRDPGWGNPNDWSQEAAISLISEEEDDSSSEGTSSGKSVDYGFISAILFLVTGILLVIISYIVPREVTVDPNTVAAREMERLEKESARLGAHLDRCVIAGLCLLTLGGVVLSCLLMMSMWKGELYRRNRFASSKESAKLYGSFNFRMKTSAHDNTLELSLVEEDALAAQS is encoded by the coding sequence ATGGAGCTGCACTGCCTTGCTGGAAAGAACAGCCAGGTAGATTTGTGCAATGCTATGGAGCGGAGTTCAGGAGGACCTTCTGGTGAGCAGGCAGAGGAATCAGCCACCAGAGCTGCTCTCTGCTGCCAGCAACATTGCACCCCTGGAATGGAAGCCTCAagacccagccctgctcctgcatCCCCTTCCTTCTATCCGCAAGAGAGCACCCCTCTGCCAGACTCCTTCTCATCAGGACCTTTTGACCCAGGGAACAGCCGAGGAATAGCAGAACGAAAAGTCTGTAactgctgcagccaggaactggaaacatCGTTTACTTATGTGGATGAGAATGTGAACTTGGAGCAGTGGAACCGGAGGTCCCCTTCAACCAAGGGGACCAGCCATCCCAGAGACCCTGGCTGGGGAAATCCAAATGACTGGTCCCAAGAGGCTGCCATATCCTTGATATCGGAAgaagaagatgactcaagttccGAAGGCACATCTTCAGGGAAGTCAGTCGACTATGGTTTTATCAGCGCTATCTTGTTCTTGGTCACTGGCATCTTGCTGGTGATCATCTCATATATTGTTCCCCGGGAGGTGACTGTGGATCCCAACACAGTGGCCGCCCGTGAGATGGAGCGCCTGGAGAAGGAGAGTGCCAGGCTGGGGGCTCACTTGGACCGCTGTGTCATCGCCGGCCTCTGCCTCCTCACTCTGGGGGGAGTAGTCCTGTCTTGCCTGCTCATGATGTCTATGTGGAAGGGGGAGCTCTATCGTCGAAACAGGTTTGCCTCTTCTAAAGAGTCAGCAAAACTCTATGGTTCTTTCAACTTCAGGATGAAAACCAGTGCTCATGACAACACCCTAGAGCTTTCCTTGGTGGAGGAGGATGCTCTTGCTGCACAGAGTTAA